A section of the Triticum dicoccoides isolate Atlit2015 ecotype Zavitan chromosome 7A, WEW_v2.0, whole genome shotgun sequence genome encodes:
- the LOC119333704 gene encoding protein BONZAI 3-like, with translation MRLIFTTNAILVVYTKVNEDLEEIGRTEVILNSLEPLWVTRTIINYRFAVVQPLTFRIYDIAKKHLNTPVKMLCWGDQYFLGEAICSLSEVLTRPNRSLKLNLRNDYGAPLHSTLTVHAQENVSSRMAVEMTFHCLNLYNKGTDSKSDPFLRISRLSESPTAIPLCETEVVDNSLKPVWRPMALTSQQYGSKDTPLLVECLDFDANGNHRIIGTLHTTVSELETLYKSKAGADLYSHKGQRKKGKLFLDNFQEKVKYTFLDYISYGFELKFMVAIDFTANNGNPGSQWSWHYIDPSGSLNLYQQAIQGVGKVLRSYGNGSKIQALGFGASIQGHHLSRCFNLVSEELTGVAEAFAAYESTLKLVSLAGPTMFGPVINKAAEIVSHSVENGSKTYSVLLIITAGEFTDKQETVDSTVRASELPLSIIIVGIGDADFTGMKMLEAGYGKRLESSTGHVASRNIVQFARMKKNGGQKVLQGLLDKLPGQLVEYISCPRLVDCHTLDKLGLAIGKTERCFAANHLGVFGSKLL, from the exons ATGCGCCTCATTTTCACG ACTAATGCTATTTTAGTGGTTTACACAAAAGTAAATGAAGACCTTGAAGAGATTGGCCGCACTGAAGTGATATTGAATTCACTGGAACCATTGTGGGTCACGAGAACCATAATAAATTACAGATTTGCGGTTGTGCAACCACTCAC ATTCAGGATATATGACATTGCCAAAAAGCATCTCAATACACCAGTGAAG ATGTTGTGTTGGGGTGATCAATATTTTCTAGGGGAAGCCATCTGCAGTTTATCCGAG GTACTGACAAGGCCAAATCGGAGCCTAAAACTGAACCTCCGAAATGATTATGGAGCTCCACTACATAGCACATTGACTGTTcatgctcaagaaaatgtttcgtcAAGGATGGCAGTTGAGATGACATTCCACTGCCTGAACCTGTATAACAAGGGCACTGACTCAAAAAGT GATCCCTTCCTGAGAATCTCAAGGTTGTCAGAAAGTCCTACTGCAATTCCTCTCTGTGAAACAGAAGTGGTCGATAACAGTTTAAAACCTGTTTGGAGGCCTATGGCACTGACATCACAACAGTATGGTAGCAAG GATACCCCACTGCTAGTTGAGTGTTTAGATTTTGATGCCAATGGAAATCACAGAATTATTGG GACTCTCCATACAACTGTCAGTGAGCTTGAAACACTGTATAAGTCAAAAGCTGGAGCAGATTTATACAGCCATAAGGGACAAAGGAAG aaaggaaaactatTCTTGGATAATTTCCAGGAAAAGGTAAAATATACTTTCTTGGACTATATATCCTACGGTTTTGAGCTCAAGTTTATGGTGGCTATAGATTTTACAG CAAATAATGGTAATCCTGGTTCACAATGGTCTTGGCACTACATTGACCCCTCTGGCAGTCTAAACTTATACCAGCAG GCAATACAAGGGGTCGGCAAAGTTCTGCGGTCGTATGGCAATGGTAGCAAAATTCAAGCATTGGGTTTtggtgcatctatacaaggccatcaTCTATCACGCTGTTTCAACTTGGTCAGTGAGGAG CTCACAGGAGTTGCTGAGGCATTTGCAGCTTATGAATCTACTCTAAAATTGGTTTCCCTTGCGGGGCCAACCATGTTTGGGCCTGTGATCAACAAAGCTGCAGAAATTGTCAGCCATTCTGTGGAAAATGGAAGTAAAACATATTCGGTCTTGCTCATTATTACG GCTGGAGAATTTACTGACAAGCAAGAAACAGTAGATTCTACTGTGAGGGCATCAGAGTTGCCCTTGTCTATTATCATTGTGGGAATAGGGGATGCTGATTTCACAGGAATGAAG ATGCTAGAGGCGGGCTACGGTAAGCGGCTGGAAAGCTCAACAGGTCATGTCGCGAGCCGGAACATTGTACAGTTTGCTCGCATGAAGAAAAATGGAG GTCAGAAGGTTCTCCAAGGTCTGCTGGATAAGCTACCTGGGCAGCTCGTGGAGTACATATCCTGCCCCCGCCTGGTGGATTGCCACACATTAGACAAACTTGGGCTAGCAATTGGAAAAACCGAGAGATGTTTTGCCGCCAACCATTTGGGTGTGTTTGGCAGCAAATTATTGTAA